In Bacteroides cellulosilyticus, the genomic stretch AAGCAGGTGCTGCCACACGTGCTGCATCAGCTACCGTATTGGGCGCTCTTGCTACTCAGGTAGAAAACATGATCGTTGCTTCCGCCGACCTTTCAAACTCTGATAAGACAGACGGCTTCCTGAAAAAGACGCATGCTTTCAAGAAAGGTGATTTCAGCGGTGCATTCTTCCAGGCTGGTGTTGCCGAACTGACTATGGCTTGCTGCTGTATCGGTATGGCACTGCATGGTGGTGTAATCCCTGCTTGCGGAACATTCTTCGTATTCTCTGACTATATGAAACCTGCCGTACGTATGGCTGCACTGATGGAAGTTCCCGTGAAGTTCATTTGGACACACGATGCATTCCGTGTAGGTGAAGACGGTCCTACTCATGAACCGGTAGAACAGGAAGCTCAGATCCGTCTGATGGAAAAACTGAAAAACCACAAAGGACACAACTCTATGTTGGTTCTCCGTCCGGCAGATGCAGAAGAAACAACAATTGCCTGGAAACTGGCTATGGAGAATACTACTACTCCGACCGGTTTGATCTTCTCTCGCCAAGATATCGCTATGTTGCCCGCTGGAAACGACTACTCTCAGGCAGCCAAGGGTGCTTACATTGTAGCAGGTTCTGATGAGAACCCGGATGTAATATTGGTAGCTTCGGGCTCAGAAGTATCTACACTGGTGGCAGGAACCGAATTATTGCGCAAAGACGGTGTGAAAGTACGTATCGTATCTGCTCCTTCCGAAGGTTTGTTCCGTAGCCAGGCTCCGGGATATCAGGAAGGTGTTATCCCTGCTGACGCCAAAGTCTTCGGTCTGACAGCCGGTCTGCCTGTAAACCTGCAAGGTTTGGTAGGTGCTCACGGTAAAGTTTGGGGATTGGAATCTTTCGGTTTCTCAGCTCCTTACAAAGTACTGGATCAGAAGTTAGGTTTCACTGCTGATAACGTTTATAAGCAAGTAAAAGCAATGTTATAAAAAGCCCTGGTGCATACCGGGCGAATGATTATTCGCCCCTACAGGTTGTAACAGGCTTGTAGGGGCGAAATATTTTTCACCTGATATCCCATTATAGAGCCTCTAAATCAATTACACTACAACAGAAAATGAAAACAATTGGAATTTGTTCCGACCACGCCGGATTTGAATTGAAACAATACGTCAAGGGGTGGTTGGAAACTAAAGGATGGGAATACAAAGACTTCGGAACCTATACAACGGAAAGCTGCGACTATGCGGACTTTGCTCATCCCCTGGCATTGGCCGTTGAAGCCGGAGAGTGTTACCCGGGTATTGCTATCTGCGGAAGTGGTGAAGGTATCAGCATGACACTGAACAAACATCAGGGTATTCGTGCTGCGCTTTGCTGGACAGCGGAAATTGCCCATCTGGCACGTCAGCATAATGATGCCAACGTACTCGTCATGCCGGGACGCTTCATCAGCACCGAAGAAGCTGATATGATTATGAGAGAATTCTTCAGCACACAGTTTGAGGGTGGACGCCATCAGAAGCGTATTGATAAAATACCGGTGAGATAATCATCCCAACTTGAAATTACACTTGCAGGTGCAGGAACTGGTACTTGCAGTAGTGTAAGGTAACGCTTGCGGATGTGTAAGGCAACACTTGCAGTAGTGAAGGCTTACACACCCGCAAGTGTTTTTTAGTTTAGTTTATACACCTTCTTCAGAGCTAAGAAATATAAACACATCAATTTTTACACCTTTTATGCCAAAAACTCTTCCCTATAATAGAGTCACTTTCCGTACTTTTGCCCACATATCTAATAACCATTAAAAGTAAAACTGGAAACGCATGAAAAAAGTACTCGGAATTATTTCCCTGCTTCTCTCGGCCACATTGGCAACAGCCAACTCGATAGATTTCGATAAGGCTTTCAAGGAGAGTGCAAAGATTGAAAAGCAAATCAAGAAAACATCTTTCCCAAAACAGACGTATCTCATTACGGACTTTGGTGCCAAGCCCGACACCCCGGATACTCCCTGCCATGAGGCAATCAACCAAGCTATCGTTACATGTTGCCTGAATGGTGGTGGTACGGTTGTAGTTCCCAAAGGTACATTCTACACAGGTCCCATCACACTGAAAAGCAACGTCAACTTTCATGTAGAAGAAGGAGCCGTATTGAAATTTTCAACTGACCAGAGCCTCTACTTTCCCGGAGTTATCACCCGTTGGGAAGGAATAGACTGCTATAATGCCCGCCCGCTGATTTATGCATACGGTGAAACAAATATCGCCATCACCGGTAAAGGGACTATCGACGGACAAGGCTCTAACGAAACCTGGTGGCCTATGTGTGGCGCTCCCCGTTATGGCTGGAAAGAAGGTATGGTGGCACAACGCAACGGCGGACGGGAACGCCTGCTGATGTACGGTGAAACCTCCACTCCTATTTATAAACGTGTAATGACACCTGAAGACGGATTACGTCCGCAACTTATCAACCTGTACTCATGTAATACAGTGCTGATAGAAGATGTAACTTTATTGAATTCTCCTTTCTGGGTTATTCATCCGCTATTCTGCGAAAGCCTTACCGTACGCGGCGTATACGTTTATAATCGCGGTCCCAATGGCGATGGCTGCGACCCTGAATCCTGCAAAAATGTATTGATAGAGAACTGTACCTTCGATACCGGAGATGACTGTATTGCTATCAAGTCCGGACGTAACCAGGACGGACGTAAATGGGGTGTTCCCAGCGAGAACATCATTGTACGCGGCTGTTATATGAAAAAAGGACATGGCGGTGTAGTCATCGGTAGCGAAATCTCCGGCGGATATCGCAACCTGTATGTAGAAAACTGTAAGATGGATAGCCCAGACCTCGACCGTGTTATCCGCATCAAGACCAGCACCTGCCGCGGCGGACTGATTGAAAATGTGTTCGTGCGTAACGTCACCGTAGGCCAGTGTCGCGAAGCCGTGCTGCGCATCAACCTGCAATACGAAAACCGTGAGAACTGTAACCGCGGTTTTACTCCTACTGTCCGCAACGTTCACCTAAAAAATGTAACCTGCGAAAAGAGCAAACTTGGTGTCCTTATTATCGGTCTCGACGACGATGATCATGTGTACAATATCAGCGTTGAAGATTCCCACTTTAATAATGTTGCCAAAGATGGAAATGACATAAAAGGAGCTAAAGACGTTACGTTCAAAAATCTCTATATAAATGGAAAACTTGTAAAGTAGCGGAACCACATTTTATATCATATACGCCCGAAGTCGTGACATTCTGACAGAATTTCATTCAACTTCGGGCTTTTTATTTCCCCATTTTTCTTATTTTTCACAGAATACTTGTTCGTTGTCTCTAAATAAAAACTATCTTTGTATTCCAATAATCCGGAACTCAATACGATATGGAGCAACTGAAAACTATCAAAGAGCTTATCAATCAAGGAGATGTAGCAGAAGCTATCCGGCAGCTCGATGAATATCTGATCACCGACTCTACCGACCGGGACGAAGCTTTCTATCTCCTGGGAAATGCCTACCGCAAACAAGGTAACTGGCAACTGGCTTTGAACAACTACCAGTGTGCTATCGACCTTAATCCCGACAGCCCTGCCCGCGAAGCCTATCGTATGGCAATGGATATCCTGAATTTCTTCAATAAGGATATGTACAATCAATAACATATAAAAGTAACGTAAATTATGGCAAAGATTAAAGGAGCAATCGTAGTGGACACCGAACGGTGCAAAGGCTGCAATCTATGCGTGGTAGCCTGTCCTCTGCATGTAATAGCCCTCACCAAAGAGGTGAACGTAAAAGGGTATAACTATGCCCACCAAATATTGGAAGATACCTGCAACGGCTGTGCGTCGTGCGCCCAGGTTTGCCCGGACGGATGTATCTCTGTTTTTAAAGTAAAAGTTGAATAAATCTGTAAATCAGTAGAATATGGCAGAAGAAGTTGTATTAATGAAAGGAAACGAAGCCATCGCCCACGCCGCTATCCGTTGCGGTGCTGATGGATACTTCGGTTATCCTATTACTCCGCAATCGGAAGTATTGGAAACTCTTGCCGAACTGAAACCCTGGGAAACTACCGGTATGGTAGTACTGCAGGCAGAAAGTGAAGTGGCAGCTATTAATATGGTGTACGGCGGTGCCGGAAGTGGAAAGATGGTATTAACCTCATCGTCCAGCCCCGGTGTCAGCCTGAAACAAGAAGGTATCTCCTACCTGGCAGGTGCCGAATTACCCTGTTTGATTGTAAACGTAATGCGTGGCGGTCCCGGATTGGGAACCATCCAACCCAGTCAGGCAGACTACTTCCAGACTGTTAAGGGTGGAGGTCACGGTGACTACCGTCTGATTACTTTGGCTCCCGCTTCCGTACAGGAAATGGCTGATTTCGTTGGATTGGCCTTTGATCTTGCCTTCAAATATCGCAACCCGGCTATCATTCTTGCCGACGGTGTTATCGGTCAGATGATGGAAAAGGTTGTATTGCCTCCGCAAAAGCCCCGCCGTACAGATGCAGAAGTTATCGAGCAATGCCCGTGGGCTACTACCGGTAGAGTAAACGGACGCAAGCCCAATATCATTACTTCTCTGGAACTGAAACCGGAAGAGATGGAAAAGAATAACATCCGCTTCCAGGCTAAATACAAACTGATTGAAGAAAACGAAGTACGCTTCGAAGAAATCAATTGTGAAGATGCCGATTACCTGATTATCGCCTTCGGTTCTATGGCCCGTATCGGGCAAAAAGCAATGGAACTTGCACGCGAAGAAGGTATCAAAGTCGGTATACTGCGCCCCATTACCCTTTGGCCCTTCCCCACAAAAGCCATTGCAGCCTATGCTGAAAAAGTGAAAGGCATGCTGGTTACCGAATTGAATGCGGGACAGATGGTTGAAGATGTACGCCTCGCTGTGAATGGTAAAGTAAAAGTAGAACACTTCGGGCGTCTCGGCGGTATCGTACCCGATCCGGAAGAGATTGTAAGTGCACTGAAAGAAAAATTAATCGAGAAATGAACCCTGATAAGATAAGAAGCGTATTGAATATACTCTTTATGATACTTGCCTTGGCAGCTATCATCGTATATTTCGTTGCAAAGGATGACTTCAAACTGTTCATCTACGTTTGTGGCGCAGCAATATTCGTTAAGCTGATGGAGTTTTTTATACGGTTCACCAACAGATAAGGAGAAGTGATTATGACAAAAGAAGATATTATCAAGCCTGAGAATCTGGTTTATAAGAAACCGACTCTGATGAACGATAATCCCATGCACTACTGTCCGGGATGCAGCCACGGTGTGGTACACAAGCTGATAGCCGAAGTAATCGAAGAAATGGGCATGGAAGACAAAGCAGTAGGTATCTCCCCCGTGGGATGTGCCGTGTTCATCTATAACTATCTGGATATTGACTGGCAGGAAGCTGCACACGGACGTGCACCCGCTCTTGCCACTGCGATCAAGCGCCTGTGGCCGGACAGACTGGTATTCACTTACCAGGGAGACGGTGACCTGGCATGTATCGGTACGGCAGAAACAATTCATGCACTGAACCGCGGTGAAAACATTACTATCATCTTCATCAACAACGCCATTTATGGTATGACGGGTGGGCAGATGGCTCCTACTACCCTGGTCGGCATGAAGACTTCTACCAGTCCTTACGGACGTGATGTTCATTTGCACGGTTATCCGCTGAAGATGGCAGATATCGCCGCACAACTGGAAGGAACCGCTTACGTTACCCGCCAGAGTGTACAAACAGTCGGTGCTATCCGCAAAGCAAAAAAAGCCATCCGCAAAGCATTCGAGAACTCCATGGCAGGCAAAGGCTCCAACCTGGTAGAAATCGTTTCTACTTGTAACTCCGGTTGGAAACAGACACCTGCGCAATCTAACAAATGGATGGAAGAGCACATGTTCCCGTTCTATCCGCTGGGTGACTTGAAAGATAAATAATCACATGCTAAAAGACTAAGAACAATGAAAGAAGAAATCATTATAGCAGGCTTCGGCGGACAAGGCGTATTGTCTATGGGAAAGATTTTGGCATACTCGGGACTGATGGAAGATAAGGAAGTGAGTTGGATGCCCGCTTACGGACCGGAACAACGTGGTGGTACAGCCAACGTTACGGTGATTGTAAGCGATGAGAAAATCTCCTCTCCTATCCTGAGCAAGTATGACGCTGCCATTATTCTGAACCAGCCCTCACTGGAGAAATTCGAAAGTAAGGTAAAGACGGGCGGTATCCTGATTTACGACGGATATGGTATCATCAACCCGCCGACGCGTAAGGATATCAAAGTGTATCGTATCGACGCAATGGATGCAGCCAATGAAATGAATAATGCCAAAGCATTCAACATGATTGTGCTGGGTGGATTGCTGAAACTGAAACCGATGGTTACGCTGGATAGCGTACTCAGAGGCTTGAAGAAGACATTGCCCGAACGTCATCATCACTTGATACCGATGAATGAAGAAGCGATTAAAAAAGGAATGGAATTGATTAAAGAGGTATAATTCCATTGACTCTTACGATAAATCAATAAGCCCTTGCAATAGTTCCTTTTTGCAAGGGCTTATTTTATAAGTTACCATATTTATATCAAAGAAATAAAAAGTACGTTTGTAAAAATAGGCAAAAAAGGCTGAATTCCGCAAGCGAATAATTTTTTATTGTATCTTTGCGCCTAATTATGAGACGCATTCTACTGACATATACTTCTATTCGTATTGGGATTGCTGGCAGCACAGGCACAGCGACCACTCAATACATTGGATAATCGTGACCGCTATGGGAATCAGGTTGACCCGTCAACACAACCAGATAGCCTGGATACCAGCACTGACGTTCAAAGTATTCCGCCTAAACTCTATATGTGGCAATTAAGCGAGACTCTGGGTAACCGGACCATCGTTCCTGCCGACACTCTTTCCTTGAATTTCCAGAATACAAACCTGGTAGACGGTATGACGGGACAATACAATTTCCTGGGTAATCTCGGTTCTCCTCGTCTTTCACGTATATTCTTTGATCGTGAAAGCACCGAACCGACTATTTTTATGACGCCATTCTCCAGTTTCTTTGTTCGTCCCGATCAGGTATTCTTCACCAACAGTAATGTTCCTTATACAAATCTGACTTATTATAAAGCGGGTAATAAGATAAACGGTGAAGAGCGATTCAAATCTTATTTTTCTGTCAATGTAAACAAACGGTTGGCATTTGGCTTCAATTTCGATTACCTGTACGGACGTGGATACTACTCCAATCAGTCTACTTCGCACTTCAATGCCGGTATATTCGGAAGTTATATTGGTGAACGCTACCAACTGCAAGCTGTCTACAACAACTTCTTCATGAAGATGAATGAAAACGGTGGTATAGCAAATGACGGTTACATTACCCGCCCCGATACAATGGCTGACGGTAAGAAAGAATATGAATCCACCACTATTCCTGTGAAGCTGGAACAGACTTCAAACCGTAACAAAGACTTCTATATTTACCTTACGCAACGCTATCGGTTAGGATTCAAGCGGAGAGTATTGAAAGAAGTAGCCCAAAACAATAACGTTAAACAAAACTTCGCTCCCACGGCAGCATCTACTGCCATGATTCCCGACACTGCCATTACAGACAGCTTAGGTATTGATAGTTTAGGTGCTGACAGTTTAGGCACCGACAGCCTTTCAGCAGAAAGGCTTGCAATGAGAAAAAGCCTGAGTCTGGATAGCCTTAACAACGCCACCGCCTTGGCAGAAGATACCAACTACGTTGAAGAATTCGTCCCTGTCACAAGTTTCATTCATACTTTTAAAGTGGAGCGCTCACGCCATCGTTTCCAATCATACAACGAACCGGAGGGTATGTATGAAAACACTTACTTCAATAAAAACGGAAGTGTCAGCCGGGACTCCACCACAGCATTCAGCATAAAGAACATCTTTGGCATAGCCCTGTTGGAAGGTTTCAACAAATATGCCAAAGCAGGATTAACCGCTTATATCTCTCATAAGTTCAGCCGTTATGACCTGATGAATGCAGATTCCATGACGGTAGACCGCTTTACGGAACAAGAAATATTTGTGGGCGGTGAACTTGCCAAACGACAAGGTAAAGTCCTTCACTATTCCATAGATGGTGAAATAGGTATTATGGACAAAGCGCTGGGGCAATTCCGTGTACATGGTAATATGGATTTGAATTTCCGATTGGGAAAAGATACGGTAAACCTTATCGCACGAGGTTTTGTGACGAATACACTACCATCTTTCTATATGCGGCATTATCACTCCAACCATTTCTTCTGGGACAATGACAATATGGAGAAAGAATTCCGTACCCGTGTAGAAGGCGAATTAAACATTGACCGCTGGGGTACTAATCTTCGTGCCGGTGTAGAAAACATCAAGAACTATACCTATTTCAACCAGAAAGCTGTACCCGAGCAGTATAGCGGTAATATACAAATACTTTCAGCAACACTGAAACAGAACTTCCGTGCAGGTATTTTCCATTTGGATAACGAAGTAACCTGGCAAAAGTCAAGCAATGAAACAATTCTCCCATTGCCACAACTTTCACTATACTCCAACTTATACATTCTGACCAAGTTGGCAAAGAAAGTTCTTACGGTGCAATTGGGAGCCGATGTGCGCTATTTCACCAAATACAATGCGCCGGCCTATACGCCTGCCGTTCAGCAATTCCACCTGCAACCGGGAAATGACCAGGTAGAGATAGGTGGTTATCCTATAGTGAACATTTATGCAAACCTGCAACTGAAGCGTACGCGGCTATTCGCTATGTACTCTCACGTAAATCAAGGCATGGGTACGCGTAATTCTTTCCTTGTACCACACTACCCCATCAACCCGAGCCTGCTTAAGCTAGGTGTTTCGTGGAATTTCTACGATTAAAACTCTTTCCACATGAAGATCCCGAAAGCCAAGATTCTGAAATACGCTGCTATGGGTATAATAGCTGCCTTCATTGCTACCTTCTTTTTTAAAAAGGAGAAGCAGCAAGGGCATCCGCGTGACTATGCAGAAATTGCAGCCGAGAAAATAATCCGTGCTGCCACAGAATATAACTCCATCAGTTTCTATGTTGACGGAGATACGCTATCGGGCTTTCATTATGAACTGATAGAAGCGTTTGCCCGTGACCATGGCTGGAAAGCTGCCATCACTCCCGAAATGAGTTTTGACAAACGGCTGGAAGGACTTGCAACAGGCGAGTTCGATGTTATCGCTTATGGTATTCTCGCCACCAGTGAACTGAAAGACTCTTTGCTCCTTACTACTCCGATTGTACTTAATAAACAGGTTCTCGTACAGCGCAAAGCCATATCTCCCACTGACTCTCTATTCGTTAAAAGTCAGTTAGACCTGGCAGGCAAAACCCTGCACGTAGTGAAAGGATCGCCTTCCATCCTCCGTATTCGTAATCTGGGAAACGAAATTGGTGACACTATATATATTAAGGAAATAGATAAATACGGTTCGGAACAGCTGATATCACTTGTAGCTCATGGGGATATAGATTATGCCGTATGCGATGAAAGCATCGCCCGTGCCGTAGCGGATAGTCTTCCACAGATAGATATCAATACCGATATCAGTTTTACCCAGTTCTATTCCTGGGGAGTCAGCAAACAATCACCTGTTCTATTGGACAGCCTCAACAGCTGGCTTCAGACTTTTCGGAACAGTGATGAGTTTAAATCTATCTACCGTAAATATTACCGGACTTCAAATAAAAGATAAGTTCCTTTCAAACAAGCTTATACAATAAAACCGGAAGTTCCCTGTGCGGAACTTCCGGTTTTATTCTTTTCCATTCCTAGTTTCATGCCTTGATCAAGCAAGGCTCTCTACTTCCCGAAGCCACATCTCTGATGATGCATCGCTTGGCATACGCCAATCCCCGCGCGGACTGATGGAAATACTACCTACTTTAGGTCCGTCCGGCAGACAAGAGCGCTTAAATTGTTGATTGAAAAAGCGGCGGAAGAATGTCTGCAACCATTTCTTGATTGTCTCTTCATCATACACGTCCTTAAATGTACGCGCTGCAAGGAAGAATATCTTGGAAGGACGGAAACCACAACGAAGGAAATAATACAGGAAGAAATCATGCAGCTCATAAGGACCTACCAGATCTTCCGTTATCTGTTTGATATTGCCGTTTTCATCTGCCGGAATCAATTCAGGACTAATCGGAGTATCCACAATATCCAGCAGCGTCATGCGTGAAGCTTCGTCCATATCATTCTCGGCTACCCATTTCACCAGATATTTAACCAAAGTCTTAGGCACACTTCCATTCACACCATACATGGACATATGATCTCCATTATAAGTAGCCCAGCCCAATGCCAGTTCCGAAAGATCGCCCGTACCAATTACCATTCCCCAAGTCTGGTTGGCAATATCCATTAGTATCTGCGTACGCTCGCGCGCCTGAGCATTTTCATAAACTACATCATGCACATTGATATCATGGTCTATATCTTTGAAATGCTGAATACAGGCTTCCTTGATGCTGACTTCACGAACAGTGATTCCCAAAGAATTCATCAGATCTACGGCATTCGTATGCGTGCGGTCTGTTGTTCCAAACCCCGGCATTGTTACACCAATAATATCTTTACGAGACCATCCCAATTTATCGAAGGTTTTGACACACACCAGTAATGCCAATGTAGAATCCAAGCCACCGGAAATGCCGACTACCGCACTCTTGGCAGCAGTGTGTACCAGACGCTGAGCTAAACCGGAAACTTGTATGGAGAATATTTCCTCGCAACGCTCGTTCAACTCAACTCCTTGCGGCACAAAAGGATGAGGGTCAAAACTACGCGTCAGGTTCAGTTCTTTGCTATTTACATATTCTGTAGAAACACGTACCGCCTCTCCCGGCGCGCAATGCGCCCGACAAGCGGAAAAAGTTGTATTAACACGACGTTCCGTGCGCAAATGTTCCACATCTATTTCACTGATAATCACCTGTCCCTCGAAAGAGAAACGCTTACTGCGAGCTATTAGGCTGCCATTTTCGAAAATCAGTCCGTTCCCTGCAAATACCACATCCGTAGTAGACTCACCGAACCCACACGAACAGAAAACATAACCGGCAATGCAACGAGCCGACTGCTGGCTGATCAAAGAACACAAATAGTTGTGCTTACCAATCCCTTCATTATCCGCCGACAGATTAAACAGAATTTCCGCACCTT encodes the following:
- a CDS encoding putative porin, which gives rise to MGLLAAQAQRPLNTLDNRDRYGNQVDPSTQPDSLDTSTDVQSIPPKLYMWQLSETLGNRTIVPADTLSLNFQNTNLVDGMTGQYNFLGNLGSPRLSRIFFDRESTEPTIFMTPFSSFFVRPDQVFFTNSNVPYTNLTYYKAGNKINGEERFKSYFSVNVNKRLAFGFNFDYLYGRGYYSNQSTSHFNAGIFGSYIGERYQLQAVYNNFFMKMNENGGIANDGYITRPDTMADGKKEYESTTIPVKLEQTSNRNKDFYIYLTQRYRLGFKRRVLKEVAQNNNVKQNFAPTAASTAMIPDTAITDSLGIDSLGADSLGTDSLSAERLAMRKSLSLDSLNNATALAEDTNYVEEFVPVTSFIHTFKVERSRHRFQSYNEPEGMYENTYFNKNGSVSRDSTTAFSIKNIFGIALLEGFNKYAKAGLTAYISHKFSRYDLMNADSMTVDRFTEQEIFVGGELAKRQGKVLHYSIDGEIGIMDKALGQFRVHGNMDLNFRLGKDTVNLIARGFVTNTLPSFYMRHYHSNHFFWDNDNMEKEFRTRVEGELNIDRWGTNLRAGVENIKNYTYFNQKAVPEQYSGNIQILSATLKQNFRAGIFHLDNEVTWQKSSNETILPLPQLSLYSNLYILTKLAKKVLTVQLGADVRYFTKYNAPAYTPAVQQFHLQPGNDQVEIGGYPIVNIYANLQLKRTRLFAMYSHVNQGMGTRNSFLVPHYPINPSLLKLGVSWNFYD
- a CDS encoding 3-methyl-2-oxobutanoate dehydrogenase subunit VorB; protein product: MAEEVVLMKGNEAIAHAAIRCGADGYFGYPITPQSEVLETLAELKPWETTGMVVLQAESEVAAINMVYGGAGSGKMVLTSSSSPGVSLKQEGISYLAGAELPCLIVNVMRGGPGLGTIQPSQADYFQTVKGGGHGDYRLITLAPASVQEMADFVGLAFDLAFKYRNPAIILADGVIGQMMEKVVLPPQKPRRTDAEVIEQCPWATTGRVNGRKPNIITSLELKPEEMEKNNIRFQAKYKLIEENEVRFEEINCEDADYLIIAFGSMARIGQKAMELAREEGIKVGILRPITLWPFPTKAIAAYAEKVKGMLVTELNAGQMVEDVRLAVNGKVKVEHFGRLGGIVPDPEEIVSALKEKLIEK
- a CDS encoding glycoside hydrolase family 28 protein; its protein translation is MKKVLGIISLLLSATLATANSIDFDKAFKESAKIEKQIKKTSFPKQTYLITDFGAKPDTPDTPCHEAINQAIVTCCLNGGGTVVVPKGTFYTGPITLKSNVNFHVEEGAVLKFSTDQSLYFPGVITRWEGIDCYNARPLIYAYGETNIAITGKGTIDGQGSNETWWPMCGAPRYGWKEGMVAQRNGGRERLLMYGETSTPIYKRVMTPEDGLRPQLINLYSCNTVLIEDVTLLNSPFWVIHPLFCESLTVRGVYVYNRGPNGDGCDPESCKNVLIENCTFDTGDDCIAIKSGRNQDGRKWGVPSENIIVRGCYMKKGHGGVVIGSEISGGYRNLYVENCKMDSPDLDRVIRIKTSTCRGGLIENVFVRNVTVGQCREAVLRINLQYENRENCNRGFTPTVRNVHLKNVTCEKSKLGVLIIGLDDDDHVYNISVEDSHFNNVAKDGNDIKGAKDVTFKNLYINGKLVK
- the rpiB gene encoding ribose 5-phosphate isomerase B, whose translation is MKTIGICSDHAGFELKQYVKGWLETKGWEYKDFGTYTTESCDYADFAHPLALAVEAGECYPGIAICGSGEGISMTLNKHQGIRAALCWTAEIAHLARQHNDANVLVMPGRFISTEEADMIMREFFSTQFEGGRHQKRIDKIPVR
- a CDS encoding thiamine pyrophosphate-dependent enzyme produces the protein MTKEDIIKPENLVYKKPTLMNDNPMHYCPGCSHGVVHKLIAEVIEEMGMEDKAVGISPVGCAVFIYNYLDIDWQEAAHGRAPALATAIKRLWPDRLVFTYQGDGDLACIGTAETIHALNRGENITIIFINNAIYGMTGGQMAPTTLVGMKTSTSPYGRDVHLHGYPLKMADIAAQLEGTAYVTRQSVQTVGAIRKAKKAIRKAFENSMAGKGSNLVEIVSTCNSGWKQTPAQSNKWMEEHMFPFYPLGDLKDK
- a CDS encoding transporter substrate-binding domain-containing protein; amino-acid sequence: MKIPKAKILKYAAMGIIAAFIATFFFKKEKQQGHPRDYAEIAAEKIIRAATEYNSISFYVDGDTLSGFHYELIEAFARDHGWKAAITPEMSFDKRLEGLATGEFDVIAYGILATSELKDSLLLTTPIVLNKQVLVQRKAISPTDSLFVKSQLDLAGKTLHVVKGSPSILRIRNLGNEIGDTIYIKEIDKYGSEQLISLVAHGDIDYAVCDESIARAVADSLPQIDINTDISFTQFYSWGVSKQSPVLLDSLNSWLQTFRNSDEFKSIYRKYYRTSNKR
- a CDS encoding indolepyruvate ferredoxin oxidoreductase subunit alpha, whose protein sequence is MAKIKGAIVVDTERCKGCNLCVVACPLHVIALTKEVNVKGYNYAHQILEDTCNGCASCAQVCPDGCISVFKVKVE
- a CDS encoding tetratricopeptide repeat protein; the protein is MEQLKTIKELINQGDVAEAIRQLDEYLITDSTDRDEAFYLLGNAYRKQGNWQLALNNYQCAIDLNPDSPAREAYRMAMDILNFFNKDMYNQ
- a CDS encoding 2-oxoacid:acceptor oxidoreductase family protein — encoded protein: MKEEIIIAGFGGQGVLSMGKILAYSGLMEDKEVSWMPAYGPEQRGGTANVTVIVSDEKISSPILSKYDAAIILNQPSLEKFESKVKTGGILIYDGYGIINPPTRKDIKVYRIDAMDAANEMNNAKAFNMIVLGGLLKLKPMVTLDSVLRGLKKTLPERHHHLIPMNEEAIKKGMELIKEV
- a CDS encoding NAD(+) synthase, with translation MNYGYVKVAAAVPRVKVADCKFNAREIEKEIIIAEGKGVQIIAFPELCVTGYTCGDLFAQQLLLEEAEMGLIQIVSNTRQLDIIAILGMPIAMNGVLLNAAVVIQKGKVLGVVPKTYLPNYKEFYEKRWFTSAVDVSERSVRLCGQVVPMGTDLLFETADTTFGIEICEDLWAPIPPSSSLALQGAEILFNLSADNEGIGKHNYLCSLISQQSARCIAGYVFCSCGFGESTTDVVFAGNGLIFENGSLIARSKRFSFEGQVIISEIDVEHLRTERRVNTTFSACRAHCAPGEAVRVSTEYVNSKELNLTRSFDPHPFVPQGVELNERCEEIFSIQVSGLAQRLVHTAAKSAVVGISGGLDSTLALLVCVKTFDKLGWSRKDIIGVTMPGFGTTDRTHTNAVDLMNSLGITVREVSIKEACIQHFKDIDHDINVHDVVYENAQARERTQILMDIANQTWGMVIGTGDLSELALGWATYNGDHMSMYGVNGSVPKTLVKYLVKWVAENDMDEASRMTLLDIVDTPISPELIPADENGNIKQITEDLVGPYELHDFFLYYFLRCGFRPSKIFFLAARTFKDVYDEETIKKWLQTFFRRFFNQQFKRSCLPDGPKVGSISISPRGDWRMPSDASSEMWLREVESLA